Within the Salvia hispanica cultivar TCC Black 2014 chromosome 4, UniMelb_Shisp_WGS_1.0, whole genome shotgun sequence genome, the region TTTCATCTATTTCAGAGTCAGTATAGATATTTCAAGCACGTAGaacattttttagaattaaatgGGAGTTCCATGATCAATTATCAGTGCATGGTGCATAATCAGTCATTAGCTTGATGAGTGCATTGCATATTCCAGCCGTTGCAAGATTCTATATAAGCAACTGTTCATGTAAAGCACATGGTCTTAATAATACATTTTGGCTTTTTCACCCATTTAACTGTAAGGAAATATCTCCTTCATGATGCACTACTCTCAAATCCTACACCTTATAGTCACAGTTCATGTATAAacttagaattaaaattaaatactgaCCATTGGCATGGTATAAAGCTGGGTTGATTCGTAACTATCTTCAGCGCTCAAATAGCATTTATGAATCTCCTCCGACTTAAGACTGCATTTAATGAAGAAGAAGGCAGTTGGTCTAACATTCAACGCTCTCTGTGATATACCAATAAAGACGGGCTTGCCCTGCAccataagaaaaaaaagctTCAAAACTTCCTTCATGTTGCTCCAGAGGATCATAGCTTTTATTATGAAACCAGCTTCTAACCGTAAAGTCCTGCACCCGTTTGTCCATGTCATGCTAGTTTTAACATTTGGGATTGCTAATTATCAGTCCTCACACAGTTAGCAACCATCTTATTTGCAACTGTATTTTTTAAGTACTCTTTCAATCAAAGATAGCTTAGTTACGCAGGTATTCCATAAAAAATGCTCTTAAGGTGATAAGACAAATATCATGTGCACTAAAACTCTAGCCTTTGTGTTGTGTTAGTTATTTGTCTTGAAAATGTCAAATCAATTCACCCCCACTAACAAGAAGAATACATTTGTTTAGCCTCCACCTAGTCAGCATCAATCAACAACAACGCACTATCTTAAGAACTTCAATGATATGGTCTCAACCCAACATTATGCTAGAAAGCATAAATTTGGTAGACCCAAAACCTAAAACAAGCTTCTAGtcattcttttaatatatattataataatacttGATACAGAAGTAGAATGAAAACTGTCAGTTAGCTAGATTGCGAGTTCCACCAGCTTAAAACTAAAAAGGGTTAACTTACAAGGGTAGCAGCAGGAACTCCAATTTCTTCAACTACTTCACGAATAATGCTCTCAAACATTTCCTCAGAAACCCTTTTCTCCACCATCTCCTGGATTGATTCTCCATCTGTTTGATGTCTTATTATGCCAAGTTCTTTGGGCTGCCAAGTTTCGCAATAGTTACTAGGTATTACCTCACCAGAGAAGATGAATATAGCTTGAATAACATTATACTGTTTGGAATTTCAAATTCCTTTTGGAAAACAGAGAGTTGGTGAACATTTTTAGCCACTTTTGATgtgaaaaattgttgtttgtATAGTCACTCTGTtaaaacaatactccctccgtccacaattACACGGCCAaatttgaccggacacgggttttaagaaatgtggtGGAAAGTCGAtggaaaaggttagtggaaggcgggtcctacttttatatataagttttatagtaaaatgtgagtgaaataaagttactgaatatggggtccattaccaaaagtagtaaaaaagcaaatggatcatttattggtggaccgacgaaaatggcaaaatgagagATTATTGGTGGCCAGAGGGAGTAAGCTCCTATAGCCCCTCCATGGCTTAAAATACACtcatctttttcaattttattatttcttttcttttccacTTTCTTAGTCCTTCCTTTTAGAATTTTTGCTCTTTAATACTTTGTTTCATTAGCAACTTTCGGATATTGAAGATGAGGTATATGAAACCATTTAAACTGATAGGTACTTGACTACGTGCGACTTGTTCCAGAAAATTGCTTGATGTcaaaagacataaaaaaaatatgattattggTTGCATATTTTTGGGTATAGGGTTGAGTGTTCTCATGGTGACCAAAAcagcaaagaaaaaaaaaacagatcaaCAAAATTGATCATCTCGAAAACGAAAACGAAAACATTCATAACATGGACATAAAAGTAGACAGAATAGAAAAACATGATGCAAAAGACTGAGACAAAGATCGCATGATCAAATAGCCTTTGGAGCAGAACTTTTACTTCAGGTCTCGCAAATCGAGCCAAAATAGAAGTTTTCATGATAGTAACTAAATGATACCCTATTATGAACTTGACAATTTGATTATATGGTTTTCCCTTACTTTAAGCATCATATTTAGGTAAGCTTATCTATTTTTCATCTTAATATTAGGatgaaattgatttatttcccTTGACTGGAAGACAGTagtcttttctttcttcaagATATTAGTATATTTCAATAAGATGATATACTCTTGTTCTTTTTCCAAATTGATGAGGTAACGCATTAACAGAAGGAAATTAAGCTGGATttagaataatattttgatatttactGTTATCACATTAAAGCAAATCAAGCTGGATTTACCTGGACAACTGTATCTCAAGATTCTCAACAATAAAAGAGTAAGAGAGCATGACTTATAAtcttatattattagtaggatattgtaaaaaaagagagtaacataattaaaacattataTAAGTACCTCTGGGTGGCCTCCAGGGAAAACAAAGTGCCCCGGGAATTCGCCAACATTGGCACTTCTTTGCAGCACAACCACTTCTTTGTTAGATGTCTCTACAATTGCACCATTGCCAAGAGGATTAGAGGTATGTTGACCCCTTCTCCAGTCGTCTGTAAATAAAGAGCAATAACATTCAATTAGTGAATTTGTTCAATATCAATGAAAACAACACTAGCAATAAGAAATACAATGATCTATGTTTTATAGGTCTTGTGATGGGGAAAGCAATAGCTATACATACAGcttaaaatttcaaagttcTTGTTTAAAAATACTTCAAGATATAGCAAACTTACCTTCAGATGGAACGAGAAATCTTTCCCAtaaaggatttaaatttgtcCCCACAAATGTCCTAAGCAAGATGGAACACCAAATGCATTGTTGAGATTAACAAATGACAACagtggaaaagaaaaatataatgtagCATTCTATGTGAGTAAAGAGTATAACATACATTAAAAATCTTTCAGTATAAGTTCATGTATCTATATTTTTGCACCTAATAGACAATTTCTTCAGTGGTTTTTGGTCTTGAAAAAAAACATTGAGGATGCTAGCTAACATTAAGGTTGTGACTGTATTTGAACCTTATCCCTTAAAAATTCCATGTGTATCTATCTATCTACAGTACACACACAGGAGAGTGAGAG harbors:
- the LOC125223912 gene encoding nudix hydrolase 9 yields the protein METVERRTEFDELPKFKLLLSCPAGLSPSEVSAVFDQKYDRIPHPDISLENTIAEMWERRVEQNPSLFNGLKFRYGGHGLDFGPDSSQKMNVRLHLGLTDYRTFVGTNLNPLWERFLVPSEDDWRRGQHTSNPLGNGAIVETSNKEVVVLQRSANVGEFPGHFVFPGGHPEPKELGIIRHQTDGESIQEMVEKRVSEEMFESIIREVVEEIGVPAATLGKPVFIGISQRALNVRPTAFFFIKCSLKSEEIHKCYLSAEDSYESTQLYTMPMSNLARITPKMPGCHQGGFALYELMVNAVKENKQSL